From a region of the Mycobacterium sp. SMC-8 genome:
- a CDS encoding NHL repeat-containing protein, with protein sequence MSRYTVRHTIAGRPAGHSPEAPPAEDNSGGWRPLRWLGAPAPGGLALPQATPSMAWMYSPRGVFVDDEHVVVADSGNHRVLIWHGLPDSDEQDADVVLGQPDGISEGRAAGGRGPERGMNLPTGVAIIDGRLIVADAWHHRLLIWNRVPESDDVAPDVVLGQPDAGSVEPNAGRACSAGTFYWPFGFARLGDRFWVADTGNRRVLGWSGGIPEPGQAADIVLGQPTASAREENRGQAVGPASFRWPHAIAGTSELLLVADAGDHRVLGWSPHPAADAPANLVLGQPDFVTAQEWPYGPHTGDRFRFPYAIDLDGGCVVVADTANNRILVWDGVQAGALGGRPADHVLAQPDFGSNGENRWSLVGRDTLCWPYGVSLHGDLLAVADSGNNRVMIWRRS encoded by the coding sequence ATGAGCCGTTACACGGTGCGGCACACCATTGCCGGGCGGCCTGCCGGCCACTCACCGGAAGCGCCGCCGGCCGAGGACAACAGCGGCGGCTGGCGACCGCTGCGCTGGCTGGGAGCACCAGCGCCGGGTGGGTTGGCGTTGCCCCAAGCGACCCCAAGCATGGCCTGGATGTATTCGCCGCGTGGGGTTTTCGTCGACGACGAGCACGTCGTCGTCGCAGACTCCGGCAACCACCGCGTCCTGATCTGGCACGGCCTGCCGGATAGCGACGAGCAGGACGCGGATGTGGTCCTCGGTCAGCCGGACGGGATTTCGGAGGGCCGTGCGGCGGGAGGCCGCGGGCCCGAGCGCGGGATGAACCTGCCGACCGGCGTCGCGATCATCGACGGCCGGCTGATCGTCGCCGACGCGTGGCATCATCGGTTGCTGATCTGGAACCGGGTGCCCGAGTCCGACGATGTGGCACCCGACGTGGTGCTCGGGCAGCCCGACGCCGGATCCGTGGAACCCAATGCGGGCCGGGCCTGCTCGGCGGGGACCTTCTACTGGCCCTTCGGATTCGCAAGGCTCGGTGACCGGTTCTGGGTGGCGGACACCGGCAACCGGAGGGTGTTGGGGTGGAGCGGCGGCATCCCGGAACCGGGGCAGGCGGCGGACATCGTGCTCGGGCAGCCGACGGCGAGTGCCAGGGAGGAGAACCGGGGCCAGGCGGTCGGACCGGCGAGCTTTCGGTGGCCGCATGCGATCGCCGGGACGTCGGAGCTGCTGCTGGTCGCCGATGCCGGAGATCATCGCGTGCTCGGCTGGTCACCGCACCCGGCCGCCGATGCTCCCGCGAATCTCGTTCTGGGACAGCCTGATTTCGTCACCGCGCAGGAGTGGCCCTATGGCCCGCACACCGGTGACAGGTTCCGGTTCCCGTACGCGATAGACCTCGACGGTGGCTGCGTCGTCGTGGCGGACACGGCCAACAATCGAATCCTGGTGTGGGACGGTGTGCAGGCGGGGGCGCTCGGGGGTCGGCCGGCCGATCATGTGCTGGCCCAACCCGACTTCGGGTCCAACGGCGAGAACCGCTGGTCGCTGGTGGGGCGCGACACCCTCTGCTGGCCGTACGGCGTGAGCCTGCACGGCGATCTGTTGGCCGTTGCGGACTCGGGCAACAACCGCGTCATGATCTGGAGACGATCTTGA